The genome window GCGGCCCTGGGGCTTAAGAGCGACTTCATCCTGGACGTCGGCATCATCGGCATGATCTTCGGCATCGTCGGCGCCAAGATCAATTATCTCCTCCAGTACGGCAAGGACATCGTCGAAGAAGGAAAGCGCTCCCTCTGGGGGGATCCCGGGATGCATCCCCTGGGCGCGCTCCTCTTGGGACCGATTCCTCTGGCCTTCTGGTACTGGCGGACGCACAAATCGGGCCGCCCGGTCCGGCTGGCGTCCTGGCAGAACGGGGTGCTTCTGGTCCTGACGCTCGTCTTCTCGGTCCTCGGAGCCCGGGCGTTCTTCCTGTGGCAGCACCAGGACGAGTATTCCTGGAGACTCTTCCGAAACTGGCAGAGCGGATTCGTCCTTTACGGCGGCCTCCTGACGGGCGTGGCGGCCGCGGCGCTTTACGTCAAGATGCGCGGCGTGTCCCTGGCCGCCGTCGCGGACCTTTCGGCCGCGCCCATGATGCTGGGCGTGGCCTTCGGCCGGCTGGGCTGTTTCCTGAACGGCTGCTGCTACGGCAAGGCGGGCGGCGGGTTCCCCGCCCTGCGGTTCCCTCCCGACAGCCCCGTGGCGCGCGACCAGAAGAAGTTCGGCGAATGGTCCGACCCCGTCCACCCCACGCAGCTCTACGAGTCCCTGGCCGCGCTGGCTTTCTTCTTCTTCCTCTCCTGGCTCTACCGCCGCAAGCGCAAGACGCCCGGCGAAGTGTTCCTGACGATGGCGATCCTCTACGGGTCCTGGCGGTTTCTCGTCGAGTTCGTGCGCGGCGACGAGCGTCCCCACTGGATCGGCACCCTCACCTATTCGCAGGTGGTGAGCCTGGCGGTGGTGCTGGTGTGCGGCGTCTGGCTCTACCTGCGGCGCCAGATCGTCCGGCCGCCGGGCCCGGCGCAACCGGCGGCGCCGCCGGAGCCGGGCCGGAGCGCCCCGGCGGCCGAAGGATTGCCCAGCGCCCCGACGTCCTGATTCGCAGGGCGCCTCGCGCGCAAAGGGGGCGCCCTAAGATTCCATCATGCGGCGCGATCGGCCCCCCGGCGAGGAGCGCGAGCTCATGCTCCGCGTCCAGGCGGGCGATCCTCAGGCCTTCCGCGAAATCTTCCAGGAGTATCAGCCGGGACTCTTCAACTATGTTTACCGCCTGTCCGGCGGCGACGCCGCCGTGGCCGAGGACGTCACCCAGCAGGTATTTCTGAACTTCTGGCTCCACCGCAAGGAGTACGACCTCGAACGGCCTCTGGCGCCTTTGCTTCTGACCATGGCGCGCAACGCCTGGGTGAACACCGTCCGCCGCGAGGGACTCCGGCGGGCGCCCCCGCCCGTGGAACCCCCGACTCCGGATACCCGCGCCGAGCGCGACCTCGAACGCCAGGATCTCGAGCGCGCCGTGGAGCGCGCCCTCGCGGAGCTCGACGAACCCCTCCGCGAAGTTTTCGTCCTGAGCCGCTACAACGGCCTCAAGTACGGGCAGATCGCCGAGATGCTGGGGATCTCGATCAAGACGGTCGAGGCCCGCCTCAGCCGAGCGCTGCAGGAGCTGGAACGCAAACTCAAGGATTATCTCTAACCCCTCCTCCATTTTCGATAGGGATACCTCCGGCCGGGGTGTACCTAAGGTGGCATGAAGATCGAGTGCGCGGATGTGCCGGTCCTGACCACCCGGGCGGTCAGCGGAAACGCGGATCCTCGGGAGGAGGAGGCGCTTCGCGAGCATCTGACGCTTTGCGCCTCCTGCCAGGAGCGCGATGTCCGGATCCGCAAGGTCTGGCACCTGATGGGCCGCCTGCCCGTCCCGGCCCGCGACGCCCGTTCTTCCCGGACGGCCTCGCGGCTGCTT of Planctomycetota bacterium contains these proteins:
- a CDS encoding prolipoprotein diacylglyceryl transferase, whose translation is MFPKLFEIPLFGNLPMSWPVFLAVVAGVAAVATFGSKVAEQSRLLGRLLTILPVAAAVTAFITFVETPFGKMPINSYGFSIMVGFLLASWIAVRRGAALGLKSDFILDVGIIGMIFGIVGAKINYLLQYGKDIVEEGKRSLWGDPGMHPLGALLLGPIPLAFWYWRTHKSGRPVRLASWQNGVLLVLTLVFSVLGARAFFLWQHQDEYSWRLFRNWQSGFVLYGGLLTGVAAAALYVKMRGVSLAAVADLSAAPMMLGVAFGRLGCFLNGCCYGKAGGGFPALRFPPDSPVARDQKKFGEWSDPVHPTQLYESLAALAFFFFLSWLYRRKRKTPGEVFLTMAILYGSWRFLVEFVRGDERPHWIGTLTYSQVVSLAVVLVCGVWLYLRRQIVRPPGPAQPAAPPEPGRSAPAAEGLPSAPTS
- a CDS encoding sigma-70 family RNA polymerase sigma factor, giving the protein MRRDRPPGEERELMLRVQAGDPQAFREIFQEYQPGLFNYVYRLSGGDAAVAEDVTQQVFLNFWLHRKEYDLERPLAPLLLTMARNAWVNTVRREGLRRAPPPVEPPTPDTRAERDLERQDLERAVERALAELDEPLREVFVLSRYNGLKYGQIAEMLGISIKTVEARLSRALQELERKLKDYL